In Rothia mucilaginosa, one genomic interval encodes:
- a CDS encoding efflux RND transporter periplasmic adaptor subunit, with protein sequence MTTHTKNQNSGHRFSERIARPRVLLLLAILAIGSLMLSFYLGTRYAATGPDPAVQAKTVIPVWAKVEERTVSEGLAIAGTTKAGETAPISARTNGEPVLVYQNQKPGNVLKAGDFIGIIGADPVFVLEGPLPLYRDLNLGDNGDDVLAFQKALNSAGYATAQSGTVTEDTLDAVTRLHRAHLTGVPSEGVTSIARNNYAILPGGSHTVTAVAAVGQLISDGNPIASVETSEPYVESSVELAVANKLKVGDRVSLRTSTGSVEGTITSIGELQNDPSKGAAKSVRFSADDPSKLTPGQSASITSKGNTSTTLAVPTTAVRQDSQGTYVLVEKGGSSTSTSKDAPATERVNVEVLRTAGGYAAINANLSAGQKVLVS encoded by the coding sequence ATGACCACTCACACGAAAAACCAAAACAGCGGGCACCGCTTTAGCGAGCGCATCGCCCGACCCCGCGTGCTCCTGCTGCTGGCTATTCTCGCCATCGGTTCGCTCATGCTGTCCTTCTACCTGGGCACCCGCTACGCCGCCACGGGCCCCGACCCGGCCGTGCAGGCGAAAACCGTGATCCCGGTCTGGGCGAAGGTCGAAGAACGCACCGTCAGCGAGGGCCTCGCCATCGCCGGAACCACCAAGGCTGGAGAGACCGCCCCGATTAGCGCGCGCACCAACGGTGAACCGGTGCTCGTCTACCAGAACCAGAAGCCCGGCAACGTGCTCAAGGCCGGTGACTTCATCGGCATTATTGGCGCCGACCCCGTCTTCGTGCTGGAAGGGCCGCTACCGCTGTACCGCGACCTCAACCTGGGCGATAACGGCGACGACGTGCTCGCCTTCCAGAAGGCACTGAACTCCGCCGGGTACGCCACCGCTCAGAGCGGCACCGTCACCGAAGACACCCTCGACGCCGTCACGCGCCTGCACCGCGCGCACCTGACCGGCGTGCCCAGCGAAGGGGTCACCAGCATTGCCCGCAACAACTACGCGATTCTGCCCGGCGGAAGCCACACCGTCACCGCAGTTGCGGCGGTCGGCCAGCTCATCAGCGACGGCAACCCCATCGCGAGTGTAGAAACCAGCGAACCCTACGTGGAATCCAGCGTTGAACTCGCCGTCGCCAACAAGCTCAAGGTCGGCGACCGCGTTAGCCTGCGCACCTCCACCGGCAGTGTGGAGGGCACCATCACCAGCATTGGTGAGCTGCAGAACGACCCCTCCAAGGGTGCGGCAAAGAGCGTGCGATTCAGCGCCGACGACCCGAGCAAGCTCACTCCGGGGCAGAGCGCATCCATCACCAGTAAGGGCAACACCTCAACCACCCTCGCCGTGCCGACTACCGCGGTACGCCAGGACTCCCAGGGCACCTACGTGCTCGTTGAAAAGGGCGGAAGCTCCACCTCGACCAGCAAGGATGCGCCCGCCACCGAACGAGTCAACGTTGAGGTTCTGCGCACCGCCGGCGGATACGCCGCAATCAACGCGAACCTCAGCGCGGGACAGAAGGTGCTTGTCTCATGA
- a CDS encoding cytochrome ubiquinol oxidase subunit I yields the protein MDPLDFGRWQFGITTVYHFFMVPLTLGLGLVVTYLYIRYVRTKKDEYKRMTKFWGKLYLINFAMGVATGLVQEFQFGMAWSEYSRFVGDVFGAPLAMEGLFAFFVESTFLGLWIFGWDRLKPAVHAFSLFMAVLGSWISAFFILVANSWMQHPVGAEMIDGRPRMTDIGAVLLNPLAWVTFSHVITSAIQVAGGFLVGIAWYKLWRRRKDGIDKVVDGKVVVGESDKGARDKADFQVWFKSLRLGAVVGLLAFAGIGASGHIQAQMMIHEQPMKMAAAEAACHDGTSFSVLTVGELGAQSCDKITPVIEVPGVLSFLAHDNFDTPVKGIQTLLPEYEAKFGTNLPNNPLYGERAGQKIDYLPSLEVSYWGFRGMMGLGGIVLPFYLYALWVTRKKGVGTVPESKLLKNVAVWSILAPFFGIALGWIFTEMGRQPFVVAPNLQGDPSIHLFTAAAISPGVSGEEILFSLLTLGLLYGVLMVVEVYLLIKYVKAGVVAAMPELVQSHHEGESNDKSKRDVLEFAY from the coding sequence CTTCATGGTTCCGCTGACTCTGGGTCTGGGCCTTGTTGTGACCTACCTGTACATTCGCTACGTTCGTACCAAGAAGGACGAATACAAGCGCATGACGAAGTTCTGGGGCAAGCTGTACCTCATTAACTTCGCAATGGGTGTGGCCACCGGTCTGGTTCAGGAATTCCAGTTCGGCATGGCGTGGAGTGAATACTCCCGCTTCGTCGGCGACGTCTTCGGCGCTCCGCTGGCAATGGAAGGCCTCTTCGCCTTCTTCGTTGAGTCGACCTTCCTGGGTCTGTGGATCTTCGGTTGGGACCGCCTCAAGCCTGCTGTACACGCATTCTCGCTGTTCATGGCAGTTCTCGGCTCCTGGATTTCTGCATTCTTCATTCTGGTTGCAAACTCCTGGATGCAGCACCCCGTTGGCGCAGAAATGATTGACGGTCGTCCCCGAATGACCGACATCGGCGCTGTGCTGCTGAACCCCCTCGCATGGGTGACCTTCTCGCACGTCATCACCTCGGCTATCCAGGTTGCTGGTGGCTTCCTGGTTGGTATCGCATGGTACAAGCTGTGGCGCCGCCGCAAGGACGGCATCGACAAGGTCGTTGACGGCAAGGTTGTTGTTGGTGAGTCCGACAAGGGCGCACGCGACAAGGCTGACTTCCAGGTTTGGTTCAAGTCCCTGCGCCTGGGCGCTGTTGTGGGCCTCCTCGCCTTCGCAGGTATCGGCGCGTCCGGTCACATTCAGGCACAGATGATGATCCACGAGCAGCCCATGAAGATGGCTGCTGCAGAAGCTGCGTGCCACGACGGCACCTCCTTCTCCGTTCTGACCGTCGGTGAGCTCGGCGCTCAGAGCTGTGACAAGATCACCCCCGTCATCGAGGTTCCCGGCGTGCTGTCCTTCCTGGCACACGACAACTTCGACACCCCGGTGAAGGGCATCCAGACCCTGCTGCCCGAGTACGAAGCTAAGTTCGGCACCAACCTGCCCAACAACCCGCTCTACGGTGAGCGTGCAGGTCAGAAGATTGACTACCTGCCCTCCCTTGAGGTCTCCTACTGGGGCTTCCGCGGCATGATGGGCCTCGGCGGAATCGTACTGCCCTTCTACCTCTACGCACTGTGGGTAACCCGTAAGAAGGGCGTAGGCACCGTCCCCGAGTCCAAGCTGCTCAAGAACGTTGCTGTCTGGTCTATCCTGGCTCCCTTCTTTGGCATCGCACTGGGCTGGATCTTCACCGAAATGGGCCGCCAGCCCTTCGTTGTGGCTCCGAACCTTCAGGGTGATCCCTCGATTCACCTGTTCACCGCAGCAGCTATCTCCCCGGGTGTTTCCGGTGAAGAAATCCTCTTCTCCCTGCTCACCCTGGGCCTGCTCTACGGTGTGCTGATGGTGGTTGAGGTTTACCTGCTCATTAAGTACGTCAAGGCCGGTGTTGTGGCAGCAATGCCCGAGCTGGTTCAGTCGCACCACGAGGGCGAGTCCAACGACAAGTCCAAGCGCGATGTGCTGGAGTTCGCCTACTAG
- the cydB gene encoding cytochrome d ubiquinol oxidase subunit II, with protein MNFDFNIFAGQPGLPTLWFVAIGVFLIMYLILDGFDLGVGMLMGSKFTKNEKERRLLLNIIGPVWDGNEVWIVSGGAAIFAAFPIWYAALFSALYIPLTLALVFLILRVVAIEYRGKKNDEKWIRNWNIALSVSSFFIALLVGALLGLTSMGLPINDNGDRVGGAFAWVSLPVLLGGLGFVGFALVQGLAFIALKTDGDIRDRARNTLVRWSPVLLLPIVAWVLALDFTTGNGVSWLCTILAVVAVLIAWISAKGGREGRAFAGMSVFLAFGALAIFTAMYPNVLPSTLDPAYSLTIANASSSEYTLGVMTFVTCLGLPVVFVYQAWTYWVFRKRLHVDHIPEAHDATELAELPTK; from the coding sequence ATGAACTTTGATTTCAATATCTTTGCCGGTCAGCCTGGCCTGCCCACCCTCTGGTTTGTCGCCATTGGCGTCTTCCTCATCATGTACCTGATTCTTGACGGCTTCGACCTGGGCGTCGGTATGCTGATGGGTTCCAAGTTCACTAAGAACGAGAAGGAACGTCGTCTGCTGCTGAACATCATCGGCCCCGTCTGGGACGGTAACGAGGTGTGGATTGTGTCCGGCGGTGCTGCTATCTTCGCAGCATTCCCCATCTGGTACGCAGCCCTCTTCTCGGCTCTGTACATTCCTCTGACCCTCGCGCTGGTCTTCCTGATTCTGCGCGTGGTCGCAATTGAATACCGCGGTAAGAAGAACGACGAGAAGTGGATCCGTAACTGGAACATCGCTCTGTCTGTTTCTTCCTTCTTCATCGCGTTGCTCGTCGGTGCTCTGCTGGGCCTGACCTCCATGGGTCTGCCCATCAACGACAATGGTGACCGCGTCGGCGGCGCCTTCGCATGGGTCTCCCTGCCGGTTCTGCTCGGCGGCCTGGGCTTCGTGGGCTTCGCTCTGGTTCAGGGTCTTGCCTTCATCGCCCTGAAGACCGACGGTGATATCCGCGACCGTGCCCGCAACACCCTGGTACGCTGGTCTCCCGTCCTGCTGCTGCCGATCGTTGCATGGGTTCTGGCACTGGACTTCACCACCGGTAACGGCGTCTCCTGGCTGTGCACCATCCTGGCTGTGGTTGCTGTTCTGATTGCTTGGATCTCCGCAAAGGGTGGCCGTGAGGGTCGCGCTTTCGCTGGTATGTCCGTGTTCCTCGCATTCGGCGCGCTGGCAATCTTCACCGCAATGTACCCGAACGTTCTGCCCTCCACCCTGGACCCGGCATACTCGCTCACCATTGCGAACGCATCCAGCTCCGAGTACACCCTGGGCGTTATGACCTTCGTGACCTGCCTTGGTCTGCCGGTCGTCTTCGTCTACCAGGCTTGGACCTACTGGGTCTTCCGTAAGCGTCTGCACGTGGATCACATCCCCGAGGCTCACGACGCTACCGAACTGGCTGAACTGCCGACCAAGTAG
- a CDS encoding ATP-binding cassette domain-containing protein: MSRRKITPDTSPGRAPTIAPNVASAATPAAGLGTAPAIEMHGITRIFEGSERPVLDRLDLVVERGEFLAIIGPSGSGKSTLLNAIGLLDTPTSGTYSLFGKNTEGLSDRERDEMRRDHLGFIFQSSNMLLDETSTTNASMGLRVQGVPYSERLQRTEETLEFLGLSDRASIRTRYLSGGEKQRCAIARALATRPPLILADEPTGNLDSHNSAKVIEILQRINATGCTVLVITHDPEVAAAARRVIRIEDGRLHEQSRADLATVPVAEAVPAATDTPAEATVGAPVDASASLAPGEKPATHRRGSFLTDDSIEAISALTSRPLRTLLLGLSFALGVGGLISASGMSESASYQVNQRLLGSEQSTLYISDRDNDQNVLGTYRQGESAQNVADRISALDYVKNTGFVSSVAPADVRITRFSPYEDEPKTAISLSSTSKTRLEQIGARMNPETLRALEQMNSTLTHQNVADRERSEQLSGAIVSVSAARALGIIPEDKAADNATTEPRPGELPTVEYGIKLGGLPQVAPGVSIWVDGQLMPVIGLFDPGNSGYEFRNSVIVSPGALQRTGRGQVTYIAETERGYGKAVAKAIPLALKPAEPSQINVETPSDLQSLRASIASDLGLYVGVLSGILLVLASLSAATAMYLSVQSRTAEIALRRAIGSSKWLIARIFLMEGVMLGVLGGSIGACSGMIATIILSLVQGWQAVLSPGFVVLGVGVGALTGLVSSAYPAWVASRKSPADAMRG; the protein is encoded by the coding sequence ATGAGCCGCCGTAAGATAACCCCAGACACAAGCCCAGGACGTGCGCCTACAATTGCGCCCAACGTAGCGTCCGCAGCTACACCTGCCGCCGGGCTCGGTACCGCGCCCGCTATCGAAATGCACGGCATTACCCGCATCTTCGAGGGGAGCGAACGACCCGTCCTCGATCGTCTCGACCTGGTGGTCGAACGCGGCGAATTCCTCGCCATTATTGGTCCGTCGGGCTCCGGTAAATCCACCCTGCTCAACGCCATTGGCCTGCTCGACACGCCCACCAGCGGAACCTACAGCCTCTTCGGCAAAAACACGGAAGGACTCAGCGACAGAGAACGCGACGAAATGCGCCGAGACCACCTCGGCTTCATCTTCCAATCCTCAAACATGCTGCTGGACGAAACCAGCACGACCAATGCCTCCATGGGTCTGCGCGTGCAGGGCGTACCCTACAGCGAGCGCCTGCAACGCACCGAAGAAACCCTAGAATTTCTGGGGTTGAGTGACCGCGCCAGCATCCGTACCCGCTACCTTTCCGGTGGCGAGAAGCAGCGCTGTGCCATTGCTCGTGCTCTCGCCACGCGTCCGCCGCTGATTCTTGCTGACGAGCCGACCGGCAACCTGGACAGCCACAATAGCGCCAAGGTCATTGAGATTCTTCAGCGCATTAACGCGACCGGCTGTACTGTGCTGGTGATTACCCACGACCCGGAGGTTGCCGCCGCCGCCCGCCGCGTGATCCGCATTGAGGATGGGCGGCTGCACGAGCAGAGCCGCGCCGACTTGGCTACGGTGCCGGTTGCCGAGGCTGTGCCGGCTGCAACGGACACCCCGGCAGAAGCCACGGTAGGTGCCCCGGTAGACGCCTCCGCCAGCCTCGCACCGGGGGAGAAGCCCGCTACGCATCGCCGCGGAAGCTTCCTCACCGACGACAGCATCGAGGCAATTTCCGCGCTCACCTCACGACCGCTACGCACCCTGCTACTGGGTCTGTCCTTCGCACTGGGCGTGGGCGGACTCATCAGCGCCTCCGGCATGAGCGAATCCGCCAGCTACCAGGTGAACCAGCGCCTGCTCGGATCCGAACAATCCACGCTCTACATCAGCGACCGGGACAATGACCAGAACGTGCTCGGAACCTACCGGCAGGGCGAATCCGCGCAGAATGTAGCCGACCGTATTAGCGCGCTGGACTACGTGAAGAACACCGGATTCGTCAGTAGCGTGGCACCCGCCGACGTGCGAATCACCCGATTCAGCCCCTACGAGGACGAACCCAAAACGGCGATTAGCCTCAGCTCCACCTCGAAGACCCGGCTCGAGCAAATCGGTGCCCGCATGAACCCCGAAACCCTGCGTGCGCTCGAACAGATGAACTCGACCCTCACCCATCAGAACGTTGCCGACCGTGAACGCTCCGAGCAGCTCTCCGGCGCTATCGTTTCGGTTTCTGCTGCCCGCGCCCTCGGCATTATTCCCGAAGATAAGGCGGCAGATAACGCCACAACCGAGCCCAGGCCCGGCGAGCTACCCACCGTCGAGTACGGCATTAAACTCGGTGGGCTGCCGCAGGTGGCACCCGGCGTGAGCATCTGGGTGGACGGTCAGCTGATGCCGGTCATCGGCCTCTTCGACCCCGGCAATAGCGGCTACGAATTCAGGAACTCGGTCATTGTCTCGCCGGGTGCACTTCAGCGCACCGGACGCGGCCAGGTGACCTACATCGCCGAAACCGAACGAGGCTACGGCAAGGCGGTCGCCAAGGCCATTCCGCTGGCCCTCAAACCCGCTGAACCCAGCCAAATCAACGTGGAAACCCCCTCCGACCTGCAGAGCCTACGCGCGTCCATCGCCTCGGACCTGGGTCTGTACGTGGGTGTGCTCTCCGGGATTCTGCTGGTGCTCGCTTCCCTCTCGGCGGCAACCGCCATGTACCTGTCCGTGCAATCGCGCACCGCAGAAATTGCGTTGCGCCGCGCCATCGGATCGAGTAAATGGCTGATTGCCCGCATCTTCCTCATGGAGGGCGTCATGCTCGGTGTGCTCGGCGGTTCCATTGGTGCCTGCTCCGGCATGATTGCGACCATTATTCTTTCGCTCGTGCAGGGCTGGCAGGCGGTTCTCTCCCCGGGATTCGTGGTGCTCGGCGTGGGGGTAGGCGCCCTCACCGGCCTGGTGTCTTCGGCGTACCCGGCGTGGGTGGCGTCCCGCAAGAGCCCCGCCGACGCGATGCGCGGCTAG